Within the Feifania hominis genome, the region CTCGCCACGACCACCTCGATTGCAAACGGTCTCGGCATGGGTCTTGCGGCGACGGCGGTTCTCATCTGCTCAAACATTGTCATCTCGGCGCTGCGGCGCCTGATTCCCTCCAAAATCCGCATTGCGGCCTATGTTGTCATCATCGCGGGGTTTGTCACAGCGGTCGATCTGCTGCTTCAGGCCTTTCTGCCCGGGCTGTCGAGCTCGCTCGGGCTCTTCATTCCGCTGATTGTTGTCAACTGCATCATCCTCGCGCGCGCCGAGGCGTTCGCCTCGAAAAACCCCGTCGGCAAGTCGGCGGTGGACGGGCTCGCCATGGGGCTCGGCTTCACGCTTGCGCTCGTCGTTCTCTCGGCGGTGCGCGAGCTGCTCGGGGCCGGCACGCTCTTCGGCGTGCACGTGTTCGGCGAGGGCTTCAAGCCCGCTCTGCTCATGGGGCTGCCGCCCGGCGGCTTTCTCGCGCTCGGCGGTCTCATCGCGCTTGTGCAGTACCTGATGCAGCGAAAGGGGGCCCGGAAACATGGCTGAAATTTTCATGATCGCCATCAACGCCATGCTCATTGAGAATTTCGTTCTGGTCAAATTTCTCGGCATCTGCCCGTTTCTCGGCGTGTCAAAGAAAACCGGCACCGCCGTGGGCATGGGGCTTGCGGTCACCTTTACGATGACGCTCTCCTCGGCGCTGACCTGGGCGGTCAACCGCTTTATTCTGCAGCCGTTTCACCTGGGGTATCTGCAGACCATCGCGTTTATCCTCGTGATTGCGGCGCTGGTGCAGTTTGTCGAGATGGCGCTGCGGCGGCTGATGCCCGCGCTCTACCAGTCGCTCGGCATCTATCTGCCGCTGATCACGACGAACTGCGCGGTGCTGGGCGCGGCGCTTTTGAACATCCAGCGCGGCTACAATTTCATCGAGTCGGTGGCATTCGGCTTCTTTGCCGCGCTCGGCTTTCTGCTCGCCATCGTCATCTTCTCGGGGGTGCGCGAGCGCATCGAGCTGTGCGACATTCCCAGGCCCTTTCAGGGCTTTCCCATTGCCCTGATCTCGGCGGCGCTGCTGAGCCTCGCCTTCTTCGGTTTTCAGGGGCTCAAGATCAACCTCTAATTACACGCCGCGCAAGACGGCATAAGGATGGACGACTATGTTTTTAAATATTGTTGCGGCCTGTCTCTCTCTGGGCCTTTGCGGCCTTGCGCTCGGCGCTCTTCTCGCCGGGGCATCCAGGCTCTTCGCCGTGAAGAGCGACACGCGAATCGACGAAATCACGGCGATTCTGCCGGGCGCGAACTGCGGCGGCTGCGGATACTCGGGCTGTCAGGCTTACGCGGCGGCCGTGGTGAAAAAGGGCGCAAAGAGCAGCCTCTGCCCGGTCGGCGGCGATGAGGCGGCGGCGAAAATCGCCGCGGTCATGGGGGTGGAGCCCGAGCAGACCACGCGGCTGTGCGCCTATGTCAAGTGCAGCGGGTGCGACAGCTTCACCACAAAAAAATACATCTACAACGGCCTGCGCGACTGCGCCGCGGCCATGCTCGTCGGCGGCGGCGACAAGGACTGCGCCTTCGCCTGCGTGGGCTTCGGCAACTGTGTGCGCCAGTGCAAATTCGGCGCGATCAGCCTGGTCGACGGCGTGGCCTTTGTCGACAAGGTCAAGTGCGCCGCCTGCGGCATGTGCGCGGCCGCCTGCCCGAAGCATCTCATTGAGCTGATTCCCTATGAGAACAAATTCGGGGTGAGCTGCTCCTCTCAAAACCGCGGCTCGCTCACGCGCGAGGTCTGCGAGGTCGGCTGCATCGGCTGCCGGCTCTGCGAGAAAGTCTGTGAGTACGGGGCTATCCGCGTGAGCGACAACCTCGCGGCGATTGATTTCTCCCGCTGTCAAAACTGCGGCGCCTGCGCCGAGAAGTGCCCGCGCGGCATCATCCAGAATCTGAGAAGCCGTACGCCGGCCATACAGAAAAAGCTGTCCCGCCCGGGCGGGACGACTAAGCAGCCCGCAAACATCCCATAATATCATCGCAGAACATGGACAATGTGCCCGCCCGGGGCCAGTCCCGGTCCCGGCGGCAACAGAGGAGGGATACCATGAAATACAACCCCAGATACCGCGGCAGGAAGAACCGGCACCCTGTGCTGATTGTGGTCGTGCTGCTGCTTGCGGCTCTTGTGGGCTTTTTCTATTTCTCCTACCAGAACAACGAGGACTTTCGCCAGTCCATACAAAATCTCTTCTCGGCGCTGCGCGGGGACGCAAAGCCGGTCGAGCCGGCGGACCCCGACCCCACCCCGGGGCCGGAGCCCGGCAGCGACAATCCGCAGCCCGTCACGCCGCCCGACGACCCGCAGCCGACGGCAAACACCGTCTACCGCATCGGGGCGGTCTCCTCGGCCTCGCTCTACTCGGCCGAGATCTTTGAAAAGGAGCTCAACGCACTGAAAGAGCAGGGATACACCGCGGTGCTTCTCAACGTCAAGCCGGTCAGCGGAAAAGTCGTTTACGCCAGCACCGCCGCAGCGGCGCTGGCCGACAGCACAGCCGATCTCACGGCTCTGCTCAGCCTGTGCGAGCAGTACGACATGAC harbors:
- the rsxA gene encoding electron transport complex subunit RsxA, giving the protein MAEIFMIAINAMLIENFVLVKFLGICPFLGVSKKTGTAVGMGLAVTFTMTLSSALTWAVNRFILQPFHLGYLQTIAFILVIAALVQFVEMALRRLMPALYQSLGIYLPLITTNCAVLGAALLNIQRGYNFIESVAFGFFAALGFLLAIVIFSGVRERIELCDIPRPFQGFPIALISAALLSLAFFGFQGLKINL
- a CDS encoding RnfABCDGE type electron transport complex subunit B codes for the protein MFLNIVAACLSLGLCGLALGALLAGASRLFAVKSDTRIDEITAILPGANCGGCGYSGCQAYAAAVVKKGAKSSLCPVGGDEAAAKIAAVMGVEPEQTTRLCAYVKCSGCDSFTTKKYIYNGLRDCAAAMLVGGGDKDCAFACVGFGNCVRQCKFGAISLVDGVAFVDKVKCAACGMCAAACPKHLIELIPYENKFGVSCSSQNRGSLTREVCEVGCIGCRLCEKVCEYGAIRVSDNLAAIDFSRCQNCGACAEKCPRGIIQNLRSRTPAIQKKLSRPGGTTKQPANIP
- the rsxE gene encoding electron transport complex subunit RsxE, which produces MRTEHTGKPGRKPSSNAALLRQLANGVIYENPTLVQLLGMCPTLATTTSIANGLGMGLAATAVLICSNIVISALRRLIPSKIRIAAYVVIIAGFVTAVDLLLQAFLPGLSSSLGLFIPLIVVNCIILARAEAFASKNPVGKSAVDGLAMGLGFTLALVVLSAVRELLGAGTLFGVHVFGEGFKPALLMGLPPGGFLALGGLIALVQYLMQRKGARKHG
- a CDS encoding putative glycoside hydrolase, with product MKYNPRYRGRKNRHPVLIVVVLLLAALVGFFYFSYQNNEDFRQSIQNLFSALRGDAKPVEPADPDPTPGPEPGSDNPQPVTPPDDPQPTANTVYRIGAVSSASLYSAEIFEKELNALKEQGYTAVLLNVKPVSGKVVYASTAAAALADSTADLTALLSLCEQYDMTPIAQMSCFEDNSAYRKIPDAAVRTKNKVYWLDGNNRRWISPYSEQSLGYLADIAEELAALGLRDVLLTSVTFPTYGKTGLIGYTDVGNTDRTAAILTFLDGFESRLGESFDSILFAVPSRALTDSAYAQNAGLLFPEERFPQSHSTFDAALSEDTVYYALKQ